Part of the Temnothorax longispinosus isolate EJ_2023e chromosome 5, Tlon_JGU_v1, whole genome shotgun sequence genome is shown below.
ttttccaattttcaacGTCATGTATCTTTCATGAatcttaaattgaaattattttaaagttgaaattaactaattataattttatttagttttatattttagcttGCAAGAAAtctccttttttaaataattaattgtaaatcaaAAGTAAGTTATTGTGGCGTTTTCACATTTTCGCTGATTCGGTTGCTCGCAATATTTCACATTAGTATGCATgagcatatatgtataaagttatataactGATGCAAAAACATAATAGAACCATTTTGATGatgaaatatacaatattgacATTATCATTTAGCATTTAATACAACGTGTATTTTGCTAAATAATACAATACCTGTTTATTAGGATAAATATATCAAGTTTCGTCGATTATAGGCTTTTATACTAACATCAAATTCGCCAttgaatttgttattaaaataatcgcaaATTTATACCTTTACTTTAGGAAacagtccaaaaatataaaattacagtgaaaaaaattacatgtaaagagatgcaaatatatttttctttttctaaatcATAACCCATGGTTCACAATTTTGTGTGTGCAAACTTCCAATTAgcttttcttaaatattcatattacatattcttttaGTTGAATTTATGTTTATCATGTAATAATCATGCAACTTAAAATAATGATGGTATGTAAAGGGAATTTGGAAGGAgacgtgaaaaaaaatatgaaaaatacaaaagtacTTTTTTcctcattaaattttttccatcTACCTTTGTATATACGTTTCTCTCCTCTATATTCACGATAAATTTGCAACATGTAATCTTTGCGAATATGAAGTTTTTATTGTgcttaaaaacatttttgtatagtAATACAAACTCCGTAAATAACCATATTTGTAACAGTTTGAaggcaaatatttttactatgaAGATCTGAAAAGTCATAGCAGAATATTTCGCGTCGCTGAACGCGAAGAACGACATAATGCAGTCATCACTTTTAAACGAGTTTCTCGATCTTACGCGAGACGAACAAATATAGCAACAGTATTTTGACAGGATAACATGTAACTATTTCGAAGTCTCCCAGATTTCTCGTTCTCTGTTCATAAGTCAATGTCTTGATGATTGATCGTCAATTCCAAATCTGAACgggttaataattaaattcacgTCAAAGCTAATacatattctttattgaattttagaGTTTTTAAtcatgtaaaatgtaaataatctGGTATTATAGAAGAGCAGAATATGTGTATAACGTGTAGTACATTATTTCTTCTCTATTTACTTAGTTActgatatatctattatactttatttgtcAATtgggaaataataattttgtttaggaaataataataataatattgtttaggGAATCCAGaatgataaagaaatgttGACGGAATTTTGTGTtacgatttaaataaaaataataaaaaataattattggtatTTTACAATGCAAAGATTGTAATGTTATAATCTGTCTGTTTCAAATTGTTGATCGGGTCAAAAAGAATTTGCGagtattcatttaattattacgtttctaccatattttctattaaaggGTTAAAAAGATCATCGCTCTTTACGCAGGTGCAGAGGCGCGTCGAGATAAATGGTGGCACGCAATTATCGAAATCACATTTCACCGGGTATTTGAGGAAACTCGATCCTATTCTATCGTTCGCACGCGAAAATCGAGTTCGATTCCGTGTAAAGGGATCGTATAAAGTGCTAGACAGCTAGAACAAGAAAAAAGCATGATATTTTGTTTCACGGCGTGGGAAAGCGAGCGTACGGAGACACTTGTTATTCTTCTTCACTTGTTTTCATAAAACGCGATAGAGGACAATAACTTTTCCAACACTTTACaattttgcaaagaaaattgtttatatatgcattatttGTATTGCAGTAATTTATAACTATTAAGTAAAATAGGTGCATCTGTGCAAATTAAAggtataaagatatttattttcaatataatctagaacaaattttgtagaaattaagtttacattataatatggatttttttagcagaattttttattttaatctgaataagttttagatattttttaaatagaaaagagCATTTTATTGTTCGTTAgctaatgaataattattttaataattttaaataaattaatcgataAGCACAAATAATTAACTTAGAAAAGAGatgatataaaagtattttgtattattttgcgtacctatatttaaaaaattcccaTTTATATTGAATGTGTTTAAATGAAACAATCATACTCACATTGGATTGGATTACcaaaatttatctatattagcaattattttaatcctaGATAGAGctcacaataaaatttttaaggaaTTAAGTACAACTTTTTAACTGTATTAATCTAGAAAACCCATTAGAACATTTAACCAGAGCGactcttttttattgaaatttttattataaaagaacaatataaaaaaatctagcCTGTATCATAATCTTTCTTAAGGATTTAAGGATCTAACTTTATTTGCgaaattaagaattataagatattaaagatataaagtaTTCTATTTGTTGTATATTCTTGTTTGTATGGAAAAAAACTTACAAGTTATAACAATCATTTAGCAATAAACACTTTGGGAAGAAACCTTTTCCTATGTAGTGATATACTTTAAATTGACGCGAAATGAAGTGTTGTTCTCGtaaaagtattcttttttttagatggATGACACGTACTGTGACGTAGTTCGTGCTGTAGTAACTTTATCAGAGTGATACAGAAGTACCTATTCAGaaagctattttttaattgcgtaaataataaactttgcaAGTCCACTTCTATTTTCAAGCGTTCACACTATACAATTTACATGACACACATTTACATACTACGCGTAAGACCATTTGTGATAAGAACAGAGAGAAAATataggtaaaaaattaataaagataaactacgatatttttttaaagctgtTAGAAACAAACTTTGTTATATTGACagtgtttttcaataaaactaCAGTGATACTGATAAAACACAGCTCTTCACATTCCAGGTTTAGTGCAATctatgagataaaaatttacaactatTTTTGTATGTTGACAGCTGGTTTAAAAACGAAGCTGCATATTGACATATCGATAGAATACtctaaacataaatttaatctatgagatataaaaatatatttttaaatctgtgatttaatttttttacaattctaaTAACTTCTTATTAGGCTGATCAGCTTTAAGACGTAATTTATATGaacattatacaaataattattacaaggATATAGTTACAATGTGTAATTACCTAATTTCAAGATGAACAATATAGTTTTAACGATACGAAGCTTTTTGTCATACGCATCTGTCTTTACTAAGTTACGACACGATTAAGTGACTTTAGGGAAGCCACTTAAGCACATCTTAGCTTAGTACATACGATGTATCATCAATGTATCGCGCAAACTGCAATCCGTCTTTATCTCATCAGCCTACGTCGTGCTCTTGATTTATCACCGCGAAGAGTACTTCCACTCTGAGCTGTTCTTGAATTATTGAACTGCAAACATGGAATAAACTCCGTTCGCTTCGCtgccttcttcctcttctgtCCGCTTACTACCGCGAGTCGACTTCGCCGAAGTCACAGTTTTGTCACAGAATCAAATTGCGAGGTGAAATAAAGTAcgttttcgttttttttttccgattGATTGCAGTCCGATGATCTGGGTGTCGCAGTATCGCGAAATGAGGATGACGAGTCACGGCGTCGCGCACGATGTCATTGCTAACGTCGGGAGAGATCAGCAGGTGGCGAATCAGGTGAATCGCGTGCCAGTGTGCCTGACGCAGGCCGACACGGTCGCCAGCGTGACGTTCTTCCTGCTGCTGGTGTTGCTCTTCTTCGTCGCGCCATTCGTGATACTCGTGGTACTGTATTCGTTTATCGTGAGTCACCTGATCCGCGACTCGTCGACGACGTCCGGCGGCGCCAGCGACTCGTATCACAGCCGGGCCAGGAGGCAGGTGGTGTACATGCTGCTGACGGTAGTCGTGAGCTTCTTCGTGTGCCTCTCGCCCTATCGGCTCCTCATCTTCTACATCGTGATAGCGCCCGCCGAGCAGATAGCCGCGATCGATTACGACACGTTCTTCTGCCTGCTCAATTTCTGCAGGATCATGTTCTATTTGAATAGCGCCAGCAATCCGATACTGTACAATTTAATGAGTAGCAAGTTTAGACGGGGTTTCCTGAAACTGTGCGGTTTTGAGAGCGAGAGGATCGCGCACAGGAGCATGGTCAGCGGCGTGAGGAGAGTCGCGGCGAATCAGCAGGAGGACCTAAATCAGGAAGAGAACTTTTTATGATCGAACGATATCGACGATATTAACGCATAATGCGGCAACTGTGATTCACAATACCTATGTACGAAGAAATAAACGACCAATGCACATTAGTTAGAAcattagataaaaaattatttttttgtctattttttttccaaaatcgGAGAATCATACTTAATCCAATATGCATGTTggaaatattgagaaaaagtGCACGCAGTGCAAAAGAATATgaagacattaaaaaattatacttgctataaaaaaatgttggaaGTATCGGAAAATTATACTTACTGTATAACAAGGGACATAGGAGCAATGGACTTACAATTATGCTTAcgtaattaaagaaacatgGAGATATcgaaaaaactaaaattttttttatagatgaaTATGGAAGCATTgagaaataatgatttatattcCTACCTTTGTACTAGATTATCGGAAGAAACGTACTTGAATAAAGAGAAGCAAGATGCTGTGCTAATGGTTAAGACTTGTACACGAGAAATCTTCTGTGACATtgtgtgaaatattaaattttgcaaaactcTCGTGAAAGTCACGTCCGAGAATCAGAACGATCCACGCGGATATGCGCTCGAAAAGTTTAAATATGATCTCATTATCAGTATTGCaggcgataaaaaataaatacgaatcTGCCCAAACTGTAGTAAATGTTACACGagtatttcttatatttctttttttttacgcaaaGATACATGGAAATTATCGTGAACATCCTGTGTGTCAAATGATTTTACCATCCTCTTCCCGCAGCTTTGATCATAAGTTTTAGAAATTGTTAACATACTATTTTGTTGAATATGTAGTTCGCattacagaaatttattttgcgcCAAGATATTTTTCGCAAGATGTTGCAAGCTATGTTTTAGAAATTCTTGAAACGCTACTTGTCAGGCGACATTCACATTATGGTAATTTACTGGAGCTTcgctataataataaatgtacgcGCGTATACCCGCAATAATCGATCTCTGTTTTTTAACATGTTCTAGTCCCATACTGCTTATGGTGACCTACGAGATAGAAGAGAATGTCGACGGTACGTACGTACCTACTTGTACAACACCGGCTTCGACGACCTGGATGACGGGCTTTATCCTGACGACGATCCTCGTGTTCTTCGTGATCCCTCTGCTGATCCTAATAGTCCTATATACGGTGATCGCCAGACACCTGATGGCGAATCCGGCGATAAGTCGCGGACCGGCGAACAATCTGCTCAAGTATCGCAAACAGGTGGTTATGATGTTAGCCACGGTGGTGCTGTGCTTCTTCCTGTGCTTGCTGCCCTTCAAAGCCCTCACCCTCTGGATCATCATCGTGCCGCCCAAGATGGTCGTCTCGCTCGGCATAGAAGGCTACTATAGCCTCCTGTACTTCTGCAGAGTAATGCTGTACCTGAACTCGGCGATCAATCCGATTCTCTACAATTTAATGTCGACCAAATTCAGGGAGGGTTTCCTCAAGCTGTGCGGCCTGGGACCCGccaagaggaagaagaagaaaacgtCGGAACGTACGGGCACTTACACAACCGGCTCGACCAATTGCAGCAGCAGCCACTCGGACTTCTGGCGAAGACACAGCAGTAACAGGAGCTGCAGCGTGAAGGTACCATGCAACGACCACGCGTCCGCGGACAAACAAATCAGATTGCCTTTATTCACGGCCGTCGTGGCCGGAGATATCGTTAAGAAGAAGCAAGAGAGTTACGTTTAATCcctcaatttttattagatcaatctatattaattatatttctcgagCCTTTCGTTTTTGTATCATCTTGTAGAACTATcactgaattttttaaatcactgtTTATTCCGGGCaactgaatatttttattgagtaTTCTGATGCAGTGTTCAATTTAGCAAGCGTAATTCGTTAAAAGTTCGAACACAGATCGatgaattatacaataataagctagttttttttctcttgccTCTCTATACGTGCTAGCTCCCTTTTTGttgtattttatcataatattatgATAGGATCTCAACACAATTGGATTATTAAGtagacataattataatttattaatatttaataattaaatatgaaatatttaaatgctttGTAgcaatagttaaaaaataactgttaACTGAATGTTTACTAAATGTTACTATGTCAATGTTAACTTAGACACGATTTACAAGTCCAAACGAGATTAGagtacaataattatattagacaCC
Proteins encoded:
- the Ethr gene encoding growth hormone secretagogue receptor type 1 isoform X2, with translation MLTTMSTVAFELNSSYYTTAIGNSALDGFSVIESENATSALYMLPAYIRTTSMVACIIVMVLGIVGNLMVPLVVLRGKDMRNSTNIFLVNLSVADLCVLVICTPTVLIEVNSGPQVWPLGEHMCKAVPFVELTVAHASVLTILAISFERYYAICEPLRAGYVCTKARATFLCFLAWVAAALCTSPMIWVSQYREMRMTSHGVAHDVIANVGRDQQVANQVNRVPVCLTQADTVASVTFFLLLVLLFFVAPFVILVVLYSFIVSHLIRDSSTTSGGASDSYHSRARRQVVYMLLTVVVSFFVCLSPYRLLIFYIVIAPAEQIAAIDYDTFFCLLNFCRIMFYLNSASNPILYNLMSSKFRRGFLKLCGFESERIAHRSMVSGVRRVAANQQEDLNQEENFL